In the Oryza glaberrima chromosome 6, OglaRS2, whole genome shotgun sequence genome, one interval contains:
- the LOC127775553 gene encoding uncharacterized protein LOC127775553 has product MARWRIWRPRSRAVPFLSLLLLAPLVFTVSRLQLSWSPEKGLCLPPPAAPEGRRQCLPPPTAPRLPRPDRLVLGPAAGQGRPDRLQCQGLKAVNKIGLSSERNYSRGHVTFVTVFTTYNSDPAEASKLPSNVVTVGKHSYSKVGRSMAILNTFIGFIQVSMPRSNVIILTDPNSKLTHGSAVILPIEGNYSRGNLMLQRIRSYIAFLEQRLEELETVEDINHLIFTDSDIAVVTDLGHIFEMYPHCHLALTFRNNKGQPLNSGFVAVRGTRDGIFKAIEFFKEVLEAYHLKYMEASRMLGDQLALAWVVKSYLPSVFSKFSKHEAFTGEVNGTSILFLPCAVYNWTPPEGAGQFHGMPLDVKVVHFKGSRKRLMLEAWNFYNSTSELSDMLCLILRSGRTKYDF; this is encoded by the exons ATGGCGAGGTGGCGGATATGGCGACCACGAAGCCGAGCCGTCCCCTTCctctcgctgctcctcctcgcgccgctcgTCTTCACAG TCTCCAGGCTGCAGCTGAGCTGGTCGCCGGAGAAGGGCCTGTGCcttccgccgcccgccgcgccggaggggcggcgccaATGCCTGCCTCCGCCCACCGCGCCGAGGCTGCCGCGGCCGGATCGCCTCGTGCttggccccgccgccggccagggACGCCCCGACCGCCTCCAGTGCCAag GACTAAAAGCTGTCAATAAGATTGGATTATCAAGTGAAAGAAATTATTCCAGGGGGCATGTTACTTTTGTTACAGTATTCACGACATACAACTCTGATCCAGCTGAAGCAAGCAAACTCCCATCTAATGTTGTCACAGTTGGAAAGCATTCTTATAGCAAGGTGGGAAGGTCCATGGCTATCCTCAACACTTTCATTGGTTTCATACAG GTGTCAATGCCAAGAAGCAACGTGATCATATTGACCGATCCTAATTCAAAGTTAACTCATGGGAGTGCTGTGATATTGCCTATTGAAGGAAATTATTCTCGAGGAAACTTGATGCTTCAGAGGATCAGGTCCTACATA GCCTTTCTGGAGCAAAGACTTGAGGAGCTTGAGACAGTGGAAGATATAAATCATCTAATTTTCACTGATTCTGATATAGCAGTGGTTACTGATCTTGGACATATATTCGAGATGTATCCTCATTGTCACCTTGCTCTTACTTTTCGAAATAACAAAGGCCAGCCTTTGAATTCTGGATTTGTAGCAGTAAGAGGAACCAGGGATGGCATTTTTAA GGCTATTGAATTCTTCAAAGAAGTCCTTGAGGCATACCACTTGAAGTATATGGAGGCTTCCCGCATGCTTGGTGATCAATTAGCACTGGCATGGGTTGTGAAGTCCTATCTACCATctgttttttcaaaattttctaagCATGAGGCATTTACAGGTGAAGTGAATGGAACATCTATTCTCTTTTTGCCTTGTGCGGTTTATAATTGGACACCACCTGAAGGTGCTGGACAGTTCCATGGTATGCCATTGGATGTAAAG GTTGTCCATTTCAAGGGTTCAAGGAAGCGTTTGATGCTTGAAGCATGGAATTTCTACAACTCAACCTCTGAATTATCTGATATGTTGTGCCTAATTTTAAGAAGTGGTAGAACAAAATACGACTTCTGA
- the LOC127777627 gene encoding uncharacterized protein LOC127777627, translated as MLHEAAVNHSIYSPDTNSPHVSSPVFVTSFAGPTAAPTLSSPAAAKDSQIDEFINDIATPIQPPLLPTPDVNVRKPSRVKRYKKPLSPASLKTIADLVEKGGYKAIRLKVPKKKASVAPL; from the exons ATGCTTCACGAGGCGGCGGTGAATCACTCTATATACTCTCCGGATACAAACTCTCCTCATGTTTCCTCCCCTGTTTTTGTGACCTCCTTTGCAGGACCGACAGCGGCTCCAACTCTGTCATCTCCGGCTGCAGCAAAGGACTCACAGATCGACGAGTTCATCAATGACATCGCAACGCCGATCCAGCCACCACTTCTCCCAACTCCGGATGTGAACGTGAGGAAGCCTTCCCGCGTTAAG CGATACAAGAAGCCACTCTCCCCAGCTTCACTGAAGACAATCGCTGATCTAGTGGAAAAGGGAGGATACAAGGCCATCCGGCTGAAGGTACCCAAGAAGAAGGCGTCTGTGGCGCCGCTGTGA
- the LOC127777377 gene encoding elongation factor 1-gamma 3, giving the protein MALVLHCGSGNKNAFKALIAAEYTGVKVELTKNFEMGVSNKTPEFLKMNPLGKIPVLETPEGAVFESNAIARYVARLKDNSSLCGSSLIDYSHIEQWMDFSATEVDANIGRWLYPRLGFGPYVPALEEFAITSLKRSLGALNTHLASNTYLVGHSVTLADIVMTCNLYYGFVRILIKSFTSEFPHVERYFWTMVNQPNFKRVIGDFKQAESVPPVQKKAAPPKESKAKEAKKEAPKEAPKPKVEASEEEEAPKPKPKNPLDLLPPSKMILDEWKRLYSNTKTNFREIAIKGFWDMYDPEGYSLWFCDYKYNDENTVSFVTMNKVGGFLQRMDLCRKYAFGKMLVIGSTPPFKVKGLWLFRGQDIPKFVMDEVYDMELYEWTKVDLSDEAQKERVNAMIEDQEPFEGEDLLDAKCFK; this is encoded by the exons ATGGCGCTT GTGTTGCATTGCGGAAGTGGCAACAAAAATGCCTTTAAGGCACTTATTGCTGCAGAGTACACTGGAGTCAAGGTCGAGCTGACCAAGAATTTTGAGATGGGTGTCTCAAACAAGACCCCTGAGTTTCTCAAGATGAACCCCCTTGGGAAG ATTCCTGTTCTGGAGACTCCTGAAGGTGCTGTTTTTGAGAGCAATGCTATCGCGCGCTATG TTGCTCGCTTGAAGGACAACAGCTCTCTTTGTGGTTCTTCTCTTATCGACTAT TCTCACATTGAACAATGGATGGACTTCTCAGCAACAGAGgttgatgccaatattggaaggTGGTTGTACCCAAGGCTTGGTTTTGGCCCTTATGTTCCTGCG CTTGAGGAATTTGCTATTACTTCATTGAAGAGGTCATTGGGTGCTCTGAACACACACCTTGCTTCAAACACATACCTTGTTGGGCATTCAGTTACTCTAGCTGATATTGTGATGACATGCAACCTATATTATGGGTTTGTTCGGATCTTGATCAAGAGTTTCACCTCCGAGTTCCCTCATGTTGAGCGGTACTTCTGGACAATGGTTAACCAGCCCAACTTCAAGAGGGTCATTGGTGATTTCAAGCAAGCAGAGTCTGTGCCTCCCGTTCAGAAAAAGGCTGCTCCCCCTAAGGAATCGAAAGCAAAGGAGGCCAAGAAGGAGGCTCCGAAGGAGGCCCCTAAACCAAAGGTTGAGGCTtcagaggaagaggaggcaccAAAGCCAAAGCCAAAGAATCCTCTTGATCTACTGCCACCAAGCAAGATGATTCTTGATGAGTGGAAGAGGCTATACTCAAACACAAAAACCAACTTCCGTGAAATTGCCATTAAAG GTTTCTGGGACATGTATGACCCAGAGGGTTACTCTCTGTGGTTCTGTGACTACAAGTACAACGATGAGAACACCGTATCGTTTGTGACGATGAACAAGGTCGGTGGGTTCCTGCAGCGGATGGATCTGTGCCGCAAGTATGCTTTTGGCAAGATGCTGGTCATTGGCTCCACACCGCCCTTCAAGGTCAAGGGACTCTGGCTCTTCCGTGGTCAGGACATCCCCAAGTTCGTCATGGATGAGGTCTACGACATGGAGCTCTATGAGTGGACCAAGGTTGACCTCTCTGATGAGGCCCAGAAAGAGCGTGTCAATGCCATGATTGAGGACCAGGAGCCGTTCGAGGGCGAGGACTTGCTGGATGCAAAATGCTTCAAGTGA
- the LOC127775413 gene encoding histone deacetylase 2: MASSAPSAAAGATPPDPLRRDRILSSKLYLDVPGSKAPVVYSPAYDIAFLGIEKLHPFDSSKWGRICKFLTKEGHLEKNRVVEPLEATKDDLLVVHSESYLNSLKSSLKVASIVELPPVAFIPNWLVQQKLLYPFRKQVGGSILSAKLALERGWAINVGGGFHHCSAEQGGGFCAYADISLCIQFAFVRLNISRVMIIDLDAHQGNGHEKDFANDGRVYTLDMYNAGIYPYDHVAKRYIDQKVELVSGTKTEDYLDQLDKALKVAESRFQPQLIVYNAGTDILDGDPLGRLKISPQGVVIRDEKVFRFAKDQSIPLLMLTSGGYMKSSARVIADSIINLSNKNLIELGSQLG; encoded by the exons ATGGCCTCTTCCgcgccgtccgcggcggcgggggcgacccCGCCGGACCCCCTCCGCCGCGACCGCATCCTCTCCAGCAAGCTCTACCTCGACGTCCCGGGCTCCAAG GCTCCGGTGGTGTACTCGCCGGCGTACGACATCGCCTTCCTCGGGATCGAGAAGCT GCACCCGTTCGATTCCTCCAAATGGGGCCGCATATGCAAGTTCCTCACCAAGGAAGGGCACCTGGAGAAGAACCGAGTGGTGGAGCCATTGGAAGCGACCAAGGACGATTTGCTGGTG GTGCACTCGGAGTCGTACTTGAACAGCCTCAAGAGCAGCCTGAAGGTTGCGTCCATTGTAGAG CTTCCTCCTGTGGCATTCATTCCTAATTGGCTTGTGCAGCAAAAGCTACTGTACCCTTTCAGGAAACAG GTGGGTGGGTCGATTCTATCGGCCAAGCTTGCACTTGAGAGAGGATGGGCCATTAATGTTGGCGGAGGGTTTCACCATTGTTCGGCAGAGCAAGGGGGCGGGTTTTGTGCATATGCTGATATTTCTCTCTGCATTCAGTTTGCTTTTGTCCGTCTAAATATTTCGAG AGTGATGATCATAGATCTGGATGCCCACCAAGGAAATGGCCATGAAAAGGATTTCGCTAATGATG GAAGAGTTTACACTTTGGATATGTACAATGCTGGAATATATCCCTAT GATCATGTTGCTAAGCGGTATATTGATCAAAAAGTCGAGCTAGTT AGTGGGACAAAGACAGAAGACTACTTAGATCAACTTGACAAGGCTCTTAAG GTTGCAGAAAGTAGATTTCAGCCTCAGTTGATTGTTTACAATGCTGGGACAGATATCCTGGATGGCGATCCATTGGGAAGATTGAAG ATAAGCCCTCAGGGCGTGGTGATCAGAGATGAGAAGGTGTTCAGGTTTGCAAAGGATCAAAGCATCCCACTACTCATGTTAACATCAG GAGGATACATGAAGTCGAGCGCCCGAGTGATCGCCGACTCGATAATCAATCTCTCGAATAAAAACTTGATAGAGCTTGGTAGCCAGCTTGGCTGA